Proteins encoded in a region of the Nicotiana tomentosiformis chromosome 9, ASM39032v3, whole genome shotgun sequence genome:
- the LOC138898596 gene encoding uncharacterized mitochondrial protein AtMg00810-like — protein sequence MPAPVAPPPAQPAIGGGQAARGRGQAIKGGGQLARGRLRGRARLEAESSDVVITGIVPVFHRDAKRFIRLVTTKEIWEVVGKTFYDGSDETCLFELNQKSFTTKQNGRPLSTFYNELVEIFQEIDHRMVALKLVGYRQSNPDKTLFIKSEGGKIIALIVYVDDVVLTSNDTEEIKKLQKYLVTMFEMKDLGQLQYFLGIEVSRSNLGISLCQRKYVLDLLTETGMLTCKSVETPMEMHHLLEISSDQSLVDIGRYQRLVEKLIYLTYTRPDIAYIVSVVRQFMHTPNEEHMRAVYRILRYLKGAPGKGLFYSKNETSTIEGYTDVDWAGDRSTKKSTSGYFMFVEGNLVTWRSKKQKVVARSSAEAEFRAIQIAQNPVQHDLTKHVEIYRHFIKEKLDQKIIQFPFVKSEG from the exons ATGccagcaccagttgctccaccgccTGCACAGCCAGCTATTGGCGGGGGTCAGGctgctagaggtagaggtcaggccattaaaggtggaggacagctagctagaggtcgcctgaggggcagag CTAGACTTGAGGCAGAGTCATCTGATgtcgtcatcacaggtattgttccagttttccatagagatgctaaA CGATTTATCCGGCTGGTCACAACCAAGGAAATATGGGAAGTTGTTGGAAAAACCTTCTACGATGGATCGGATGAAACTTGTTTGTTTGAGTTAAATCAAAAGTCTTTCACCACCAAACAAAATGGTCGACCTTTGTCTACTTTCTATAATGAACTGGTAGAAATCTTTCAGGAAATCGATCATCGGATGGTCGCACTGAAGTTGGTTGGTTACAGACAGAGTAACCCTGACAAAACCTTATTTATTAAAAGTGAAGGAGGAAAGATCATAGCATTGATAGTGTATGTAGATGATGTGGTCTTGACTAGTAATGACACTGAAGAAATAAAGAAGCTACAGAAGTATTTGGTCACCATGTTTGAAATGAAAGACCTCGGACAACTACAATATTTTCTCGGTATTGAAGTGTCTCGGTCAAATCTGGGAATTTCTCTATGCCAACGAAAGTATGTGCTAGATTTGCTGACTGAAACTGGGATGTTAACCTGCAAATCAGTTGAAACACCAATGGAGATGCACCATTTGCTTGAAATTTCTTCTGACCAAAGTCTGGTAGATATAGGTCGCTATCAACGGCTGGTGGAAAAATTGATCTATCTAACATACACTAGGCCAGATATTGCATATATTGTGAGTGTGGTAAGACAATTTATGCATACTCCAAATGAAGAACATATGAGAGCAGTCTATCGAATCTTGAGATATCTGAAAGGTGCACCTGGAAAAGGGTTGTTTTACTCAAAGAATGAAACCTCCACCATTGAAGGTTACACCGACGTTGATTGGGCAGGAGATCGTTCAACCAAAAAATCTACTTCAGGATATTTCATGTTTGTAGAAGGGAATCTTGTCACCTGGAGAAGCAAGAAACAAAAGGTTGTTGCTCGATCAAGTGCAGAAGCAGAGTTTCGAG CTATCCAAATTGCTCAAAACCCAGTACAACATGATCTCACTAAACATGTCGAAATTTACCGTCATTTTATCAAAGAGAAGCTGGATCAAAAGATTATTCAGTTTCCATTTGTCAAGTCAGAAGGATAA